Genomic DNA from Candidozyma auris chromosome 1, complete sequence:
aagttACCCACAGCGGTGTTCCAGAAACCTTTGTAGATGTTCTTGTCAGCAGCGTAACCAATAGCTTCCAAAATGACCGCGGTGTTAAGACCCAAACCGTAGTAGGCAATGTCCAACATGAACCACGAGCCAGCAGTACCAATCAAGTACTTACCGTACTTCCACTGGCCAAAGTGTCTCCAGAAGTCCTTGAACGAGGCCTTTGGAGGAGTGATGTCCTGAGCTGCAGCATCGAGAACAGCCTCAATGTCGGCCTGCTTGTCCAAGTGAGCAATGtcctcaacatcaagagagTAACGAGGAGACTCGGCAATGGTCAATCTATAGTACAAGGCAATGCAGCCAGGAACACAGCCAAAACCAATCAAAACTCTCCACATCTGGTCGCAAGCCTTCACACATTCGTCGACACATCCGTGCTGCTCGTAAGGCTGCAAATCGCTCTTGTAGCCCGCAACAAGAATCAAGGCAACGATACCGGCGAGAATCTGGCCCAAACCTTGGTTGGAAAACACAGCAGCCATGATGGCACCTCTCCACTTGGTAGTAGAGAACTCAGAAGAAATAATCGAGGACAAGGGGTAGTCACCACCAATACCAATACCCATAATAATTCTCATGGTAGCGAAAATAGCAGGGAAACTGATGGCTGGAGAAGGGCCAAGAATACACTGAATGATGGTAGCGCAGATCATCACAATCAACTCCAAACCGtaaatcttctttctgccGACAAAGTCAGCCATCATACCAAAACCCAACTGGCCAATAACTGTACCCACCGAGGTGGAAACTTTCAACAAGGTCTGAGTGGAGTCAGGAATCTTACCGCCCCAGTAAACGTTGGTCAACATGGTGATACCCAAGTTGATGGCGAAAATGTCGTAAGAGTCGGTCATGAAACCCACACCTGCGATCATAATCATCTTGATCTGGGTCCAACCAAAACCAGAGTtgtcaatctcttcaagcgccaaccttcttctctccaaTGGGTCCTCCACATGGGCAAACTTGTCCAAGTAGTCCTTGAAGGCGGTCTTACCGCCGaggttctttttctggtgGACAACAGGCTGGATTTTCTCGGACATGAGAAGCTTTAGTTAGTTAGCGATAGAAAAAATCCACAACCTCCAAAGCCTGCTCCTTATATAGTTTTCCACTGGGGCCATGCATGGAGCTCGtctggctgcgaaaggCATTGATTAATTACTGCTTGTGCTGCAGAGAAGATGCATTGGGTGCATACAAAGTGCACTCATCTAATGAAGCACATGGGCGAGGAGGTCCTTCTTGACGCTAATAACGGCGATTTTGAAGGACATTTggagaaaaattttgatgaatacCAACCCTAATGGCACTATAATAGTCAAGAATCACTTATCCTTTTTTTCCGCCGTTTTTTCCACCCAAATTCGTCTTTTTAACGTCCCACACACCCATCAAAAACCTTCCGCGTgggcaaaaagaaaaaggacCCTCCGAAGTTCGTTTTCAAGTGGGTCAAATGCCCAACGTCGGCTAAATGTGCTGCCATTCGCCGTAGATGCGCCCATTGCCCTTTTACCCCTTCTCTTTCACCGCTTCTTTCGTCGAAGATgtacttttcgcagccaacgTGCGACGCTTCGCTTCACCTGTCAAAGCTGTCAAAGAAGTCctatttttcttcttgacatcgAAGCCTTCAAACGAATCCTTGGCAACGATCCACGATCCTCTGAAAGCCTGGGTTTCTTAGCTTCGTGTGAGCGATTACCCATTTggacttggccaatttcTCAGAAGCCTTCCCCCACGTGGTGGTGCGCCCCAAGCTTATCTGCGGCGCGCTATATTTGCACCCACGTTTCATGGACCACGCACGACCTAGCGGGAGGGCAACAACATGACCAGAGACAAACAATTCTTCGTAGTATTTATGATAGCAAAAGATTTTATatgttcttttcttttttttttatatttttattttttaaGTCCGCTCTGTTTGACGTTTTCTTTTATTCTCCAATGCTTCGTCcacttttctcttctcggTGTTATTAGTAAAACGTGGGGCGCTCTATATACATTGTCTTTGCTCCTGGTGCACCATTTTAGCCATGcgattcgcagccatt
This window encodes:
- the PHO84 gene encoding phosphate transporter PHO84, with protein sequence MSEKIQPVVHQKKNLGGKTAFKDYLDKFAHVEDPLERRRLALEEIDNSGFGWTQIKMIMIAGVGFMTDSYDIFAINLGITMLTNVYWGGKIPDSTQTLLKVSTSVGTVIGQLGFGMMADFVGRKKIYGLELIVMICATIIQCILGPSPAISFPAIFATMRIIMGIGIGGDYPLSSIISSEFSTTKWRGAIMAAVFSNQGLGQILAGIVALILVAGYKSDLQPYEQHGCVDECVKACDQMWRVLIGFGCVPGCIALYYRLTIAESPRYSLDVEDIAHLDKQADIEAVLDAAAQDITPPKASFKDFWRHFGQWKYGKYLIGTAGSWFMLDIAYYGLGLNTAVILEAIGYAADKNIYKGFWNTAVGNLILVCAGSLPGYWVAAATVDTVGRKPIQLMGFVLLTIFFCILGFANHKLGQHGKLALYVLCQFFENFGPNTTTFIVPGECFPTRYRSSAHGISAAAGKVGAIVAQTCLGTLVNHGCAKDDKNCFLPHVIEIFALFMLLGCFTTLLIPETKRMTLEEICEKYHDEVDTTKLGADRYVTQQAESSDSDLKQ